Below is a window of Sinorhizobium meliloti DNA.
GCCGGTGGTCGCCAAGCCTGCCTTCACTATTCGTCGTCGTGCGTCGCGTCTTATCCCGCTCGACGAGTATGTGCGCTCCGGCGTGATGACAGAGTACCAGGCATCGACGATCCGCAGCGCGATTTCCTCCAGGCTCAACATCATCATATCCGGGGGAACTGGCTCCGGCAAAACGACGCTCGCGAATGCTGTCATCGACGAGATTGTGAAGAGCGCACCAGAAGACCGGCTCGTCATTCTTGAGGACACCGCCGAGATTCAATGCGGGGCCCAGAACGCCGTCCTTCTCCACACCAGCGATACCGTTGACATGGCGCGGCTGCTGAAGAGCACCATGCGGCTGCGGCCCGACAGAATCGTGGTCGGTGAAGTCCGCGACGGCGCTGCGCTCACACTACTCAAGGCGTGGAACACCGGCCATCCGGGTGGCGTGGCGACTATCCATTCAGATACAGCGATGTCGGCGCTCCGCCGTCTCGAGCAGCTGACTGCCGAAGCCAGCCAGCAGCCGATGCATGAGGTGATCGGAGAAGCGGTCGATCTCATCGTCTCCATAGAACGGACCCCGCGCGGGCGGCGCGTCCGCGACGTCATTCAGGTCGAGCGCTTCGCGGGCGGCCAGTACGAAATCGAATCCGACCAGCTTACAGAAGAGAAGGAGGCGCGCAATGTCGCGTAGAAATGCCGTCATCGCCGTCGCACTCCTTGCGGCGCACATCGTTCTCGCCTGCGTCGCGCCGGCGCTCGCCAGTTCGGGCGGCAGTCTTCCCTGGGAAGGGCCGCTGCAGCAAATCCAGGAGTCGATCACCGGGCCGGTCGCGGGAGCTATTGCACTTGCAGCGGTCGCAATTGCTGGCGGCATGCTCATCTTTGGGGGAGAACTGAACGACTTCGCGCGGCGGCTGGTGTATATCGTGCTGGTGGCGGGCATCCTGCTCGGTGCCACCAACATCATCGGCCTGTTCGGCGCGACGGGCGCCTCGATTGGAGCATCGGACGAGCGAACCACATTCTTCAGCCGAAGCAGAGTAGGGGAGGGGGCTCATGGTTGAGTCCCTGTCCCGTCTAAAACACAACCGCATCCACCGTGCACTTTCGCGTCCGAATCTGCTGATGGGCGCGGACCGGGAACTGGTCCTGCTCACAGGTCTCGCCGCGGTCATCCTGATCTTTGTGGTCTTGACAATATATTCCGCGCTCTTCGGGGTTGCCGTCTGGATCGTCATCGTCGGGCTCTTGAGAATGATGGCAAAGGCGGACCCGCTGATGCGTCAGGTCTACTTCCGGCACATTTCTTACAAGCCCTACTACAAGGCGACCACCTCGCCGTGGCGGCGGTATTGAGGAGGTTTGCATGGTCGCTCTCAAACGGTTCCGGGCAACCGGACCATCCTTCGCGGATCTCGTCCCCTATGCCGGTCTGGTTGACGATGGCGTCCTGCTATTGAAGGACGGCAGCCTCATGGCTGGCTGGTACTTTGCTGGGCCCGACACCGAAAGTGCCACCGATCTGGAACGCAATGAGCTATCGCGACAGATCAACGCCATTCTGTCGCGTCTTGGAAACGGGTGGATGATCCAGGTCGAAGCGATCCGTATTCCGACGGTTGACTATCCGTCTGAGGACCGGTGCCACTTCCCGGACCCGGTCACCCGGGCGATTGATGCCGAGCGCCGGGCGCATTTTGCGCGAGATCAGCGGCATTTCGAGAGCAAGCACGCTCTTATCCTCACCTATCGGCCCCTGGAGCCCAAAAAGACGGCCCTCAGCAGATACATCTACTCGGACGAGGAGAGCCGCAAGAAGACCTATGCCGACACGGTGCTGTTCATCTTCAAGAACGCTGTCCGGGAGATTGAGCAGTATTTTGCCAACACCCTTTCGATCCGGCGAATGGGAACGCGCGAGGTCGTCGAGAGGGGCGGGGAGAGGGTCGCTCGCTATGACGAACTGCTGCAATTCGTTCGCTTCTGT
It encodes the following:
- the trbB gene encoding P-type conjugative transfer ATPase TrbB; its protein translation is MNQLRSHPRLVRKLQEALGDHLCVALDDATVVEIMLNPDGKLFIERLGHGVAPAGEMSSAAAEMVIGTVAHALQSEVDTEQPIISGELPIGGHRFEGLLPPVVAKPAFTIRRRASRLIPLDEYVRSGVMTEYQASTIRSAISSRLNIIISGGTGSGKTTLANAVIDEIVKSAPEDRLVILEDTAEIQCGAQNAVLLHTSDTVDMARLLKSTMRLRPDRIVVGEVRDGAALTLLKAWNTGHPGGVATIHSDTAMSALRRLEQLTAEASQQPMHEVIGEAVDLIVSIERTPRGRRVRDVIQVERFAGGQYEIESDQLTEEKEARNVA
- a CDS encoding TrbC/VirB2 family protein, coding for MSRRNAVIAVALLAAHIVLACVAPALASSGGSLPWEGPLQQIQESITGPVAGAIALAAVAIAGGMLIFGGELNDFARRLVYIVLVAGILLGATNIIGLFGATGASIGASDERTTFFSRSRVGEGAHG
- a CDS encoding conjugal transfer protein TrbD, giving the protein MVESLSRLKHNRIHRALSRPNLLMGADRELVLLTGLAAVILIFVVLTIYSALFGVAVWIVIVGLLRMMAKADPLMRQVYFRHISYKPYYKATTSPWRRY